Proteins encoded within one genomic window of Macaca thibetana thibetana isolate TM-01 chromosome 3, ASM2454274v1, whole genome shotgun sequence:
- the SRRT gene encoding serrate RNA effector molecule homolog isoform X4 → MAPSDRAMGDSDDEYDRRRRDKFRRERSDYDRSRERDERRRGDDWNDREWDRGRERRSRGEYRDYDRNRRERFSPPRHELSPPQKRMRRDWDEHSSDPYHSGYEMPYAGGGGGPTYGPPQPWGHPDVHIMQHHVLPIQARLGSIAEIDLGVPPPVMKTFKEFLLSLDDSVDETEAVKRYNDYKLDFRRQQMQDFFLAHKDEEWFRSKYHPDEVGKRRQEARGGLQNRLRVFLSLMETGWFDNLLLDIDKADAIVKMLDAAVIKMEGGTENDLRILEQEEEEEQAGKPGEPGKKEEGRAGAGLGDGERKTNDKDEKKEDGKQSENDSSNDDKTKKSEGDGDKEEKKEDSEKEAKKSSKKRNRKHSGDDSFDEGSVSESESESESGQAEEEKEEAEALKEKEKPKEEEWEKPKDAAGLECKPRPLHKTCSLFMRNIAPNISRAEIISLCKRYPGFMRVALSEPQPERRFFRRGWVTFDRSVNIKEICWNLQNIRLRECELSPGVNRDLTRRVRNINGITQHKQIVRNDIKLAAKLIHTLDDRTQLWASEPGTPPLPTSLPSQNPILKNITDYLIEEVSAEEEELLGSSGGAPPEEPPKEGNPAEINVERDEKLIKVLDKLLLYLRIVHSLDYYNTCEYPNEDEMPNRCGIIHVRGPMPPNRISHGEVLEWQKTFEEKLTPLLSVRESLSEEEAQKMGRKDPEQEVEKFVTSNTQELGKDKWLCPLSGKKFKGPEFVRKHIFNKHAEKIEEVKKEVAFFNNFLTDAKRPALPEIKPAQPPGPAQSLTPGLPYPHQTPQGLMPYGQPRPPILGYGAGAVRPAVPTGGPPYPHAPYGAGRGNYDAFRGQGGYPGKPRNRMVRGDPRAIVEYRDLDAPDDVDFF, encoded by the exons ATG GCCCCCTCAGACCGCGCCATGGGTGACAGTGATGACGAGTACGATCGAAGGCGCAGAGACAAGTTCAGAAGAGAGCGCAGCGACTACGACCGTTCCCGCGAGAGAGATGAAAGACGTCGAGGGGACGATTGGAATGACAG AGAGTGGGACCGTGGCCGTGAGCGCCGTAGTCGGGGTGAATATCGGGACTATGACCGGAATCGGCGAGAGCGCTTCTCGCCACCTCGCCATGAACTCAGCCCGCCACAGAAGCGCATGAGGCGAGACTG GGATGAGCACAGCTCTGACCCATACCACAGTGGCTATGAGATGCCCTATGCTGGGGGGGGTGGGGGCCCAACTTATGGCCCCCCTCAGCCCTGGGGCCACCCCGATGTCCACATCATGCAGCACCATGTCCTGCCTATCCAGGCCAG gctgggcagcatcGCAGAGATCGACCTGGGTGTGCCGCCGCCTGTGATGAAGACCTTTAAGGAGTTTCTCCTCTCCCTGGATGACTCGGTGGATGAGACGGAGGCCGTCAAGCGCTATAATGACTATAAGCTGGATTTCCGGAGGCAGCAGATGCAGGATTTCTTCCTGGCGCACAAAGATGAGGAGTG GTTTCGGTCTAAGTACCACCCAGATGAGGTGGGGAAGCGTCGGCAGGAGGCCCGGGGGGGCCTGCAAAACCGTCTGAGGGTCTTCCTGTCCCTCATGGAGACTGGCTGGTTTGATAATCTTCTCCTGGACATAGACAAAGCTGATGCCATCGTCAAGATGCTGGATGCAG CTGTGATTAAGATGGAAGGAGGCACAGAGAATGATCTCCGCAtcctggagcaggaggaggaggaggaacaggcagGAAAGCCTGGGGAGCCTGGCAAGAAAGAGGAAGGACGGGCTGGAGCAGGCCTTGGGGACGGGGAGCGTAAAACAAACGACAAGGACGAGAAGAAGGAAGACGGCAAGCAG TCCGAGAATGACAGTTCTAATGATGACAAAACGAAGAAGTCGGAGGGTGACGGGgacaaggaagagaagaaagaagactcTGAGAAAGAAGCCAAAAAG AGTAGCAAGAAGCGGAACCGGAAGCACAGCGGGGACGACAGCTTTGATGAGGGCAGTGTGTCGGAGTCCGAGTCGGAGTCCGAGAGCggccaggctgaggaggagaaggaggaggccg AAGCGctcaaggagaaggagaagccCAAGGAAGAAGAATGGGAGAAGCCCAAGGATgccgccgggctggagtgcaagccGCGGCCGCTGCATAAGACCTGCTCCCTCTTCATGCGCAACATTGCGCCCAACATCTCCCGGGCTGAGATCATCTCT CTTTGTAAAAGGTACCCAGGCTTTATGCGGGTGGCGCTCTCAGAGCCCCAGCCAGAGAGGAG GTTTTTCCGTCGTGGCTGGGTGACCTTCGACCGCAGTGTTAACATTAAAGAGATCTGTTGGAACCTGCAGAACATCCGT CTCCGGGAGTGCGAGCTGAGCCCTGGTGTGAACAGGGACCTGACCCGGCGCGTTCGCAATATCAATGGCATCACCCAGCACAAGCAGATTGTGCGCAACGACATCAAGCTGGCGGCCAAGCTGATCCACACGCTGGACGACAGGACCCAGCTTTGGGCCTCGGAACCAGGGACGCCTCCCCTGCCAACG AGCCTGCCCTCACAAAACCCGATCTTGAAGAATATCACCGACTACCTGATCGAGGAAGTGAGCgctgaggaggaggagctgctggGGAGCAGCGGGGGCGCCCCTCCTGAGGAGCCTCCTAAGGAAGGGAACCCGGCAGAGATCAACGTGGAGCGGGATGAGAAGTTGATCAAG GTCTTGGACAAGCTCCTCCTTTACCTGCGCATCGTGCATTCCTTGGATTATTACAACACCTGTGAGTACCCCAATGAGGACGAGATGCCCAATCGCTGTGGCATCATCCACGTTCGGGGGCCCATGCCACCCAACCGCATCAGTCACGGCGAAG TGCTGGAGTGGCAAAAGACGTTTGAGGAGAAGCTCACGCCATTGCTGAGTGTGCGGGAGTCGCTCTCAGAGGAAGAGGCCCAGAAGATGGGGCGCAAAGACCCGGAGCAGGAAGTGGAGAAGTTTGTCACCTCCAACACGCAGGAACTGGGCAAGGATAAGTGGCTGTGTCCTCTCAGTGGCAAGAAATTCAAG GGTCCTGAGTTTGTGCGCAAACATATCTTCAACAAGCACGCAGAGAAAATTGAGGAAGTGAAAAAGGAGGTGGCGTTTTTTAACAACTTCCTCACTGATGCCAAGCGCCCAGCTCTGCCTGAGATCAAGCCAGCCCAaccacctggccctgcccaga GTTTGACCCCGGGACTCCCCTACCCACACCAGACTCCCCAGGGCCTTATGCCCTACGGTCAGCCCCGGCCCCCGATCTTGGGCTACGGAG CTGGTGCTGTCCGCCCTGCAGTCCCTACAGGAGGCCCTCCATACCCCCACGCCCCATATGGTGCTGGTCGAGGGAACTATGATGCCTTCCGAGGCCAGGGAGGTTATCCTGGGAAACCTCGCAACAG GATGGTTCGTGGAGACCCAAGGGCCATTGTGGAATATCGGGACCTGGATGCCCCAGACGATGTTGATTTCTTTTGA